In one window of Tripterygium wilfordii isolate XIE 37 chromosome 1, ASM1340144v1, whole genome shotgun sequence DNA:
- the LOC120001385 gene encoding CDPK-related kinase 5-like isoform X1 produces MGICTSKPSSPSSPNLSPPNPISAKSDDNVNNTVPVKDSRKPQSSNVNVSGGNSGDADDEDSKDLSKDLENVKKSPFFPFYSPSPAHYFFSKKSSPARSPATGNASANSTPKRFFKRPFPPPSPAKHIRAVLARRHGTVKPNEVAIPEGSAVEGTGLDKNFGFPKNFGSKYELGEEVGRGHFGYTCKASFKKGELKGQEVAVKIIPKAKMTTAIAIEDVRREVKILRALTGHNNLVQFYDAYEDHDNVYIIMELCEGGELLDRILSRGGKYTEIDAKAVLIQILNVVAFFHLQGVVHRDLKPECSSLLDQNFLFMSKDENSHLKAIDFGLSDFVKPDERLNDIVGSAYYVAPEVLHRSYSTEADVWSIGVIAYILLCGSRPFWARTESGIFRAVLKADPSFEEAPWPSLSSEAKDFVKRLLNKDPRKRLTAGQALSHPWIKNSNDVKVPLDILIFKLMKAYMRSSALRKAALRALSKTLTVDELFYLKEQFSLLEPNKNGTISLENIKAALMKHATADATKDSHIPDFFASLNALQHRRMGFEEFCAAALSVHQLEALDRWEHHARCAYELFEKDGNRAIVIEELASELSLSPSVPVHAVLHDWIRHTDGKLSFLGFVKLLHGVSSRNLAKTQ; encoded by the exons ATGGGTATCTGCACCTCCAAACCCTCCTCCCCAAGCTCACCCAATCTTTCCCCTCCTAACCCTATATCAGCCAAGAGTGACGACAATGTGAATAATACAGTCCCGGTTAAGGATAGCCGTAAACCGCAATCGAGTAATGTTAACGTTAGTGGCGGGAACTCCGGCGACGCAGATGATGAGGACAGCAAAGATCTTAGTAAAGATTTGGAGAATGTAAAGAAATCTCCCTTTTTTCCATTCTACAGCCCCAGTCCAGCGCACTACTTCTTCTCGAAGAAATCGTCGCCGGCGAGATCTCCGGCCACGGGGAATGCGAGCGCCAACTCGACGCCTAAGAGATTCTTTAAGAGGCCATTCCCGCCGCCTTCTCCGGCGAAGCACATAAGGGCTGTGCTAGCGCGAAGACATGGAACGGTCAAGCCGAATGAGGTGGCAATACCGGAGGGAAGTGCGGTGGAGGGTACGGGGCTTGACAAGAACTTTGGGTTCCCGAAGAACTTTGGGAGTAAGTATGAGCTCGGTGAGGAGGTTGGAAGAGGGCATTTTGGGTATACGTGCAAAGCGAGTTTTAAGAAGGGAGAGCTCAAGGGGCAAGAGGTAGCGGTGAAGATTATTCCAAAAGCTAAG ATGACCACTGCTATTGCCATAGAGGATGTGAGAAGAGAAGTCAAGATATTAAGAGCTTTGACTGGACATAATAATCTTGTACAATTCTACGATGCATATGAAGATCATGATAATGTCTATATAATAATGGA GTTGTGTGAAGGAGGAGAACTCTTGGACAGAATACTGTCTag GGGTGGAAAATACACAGAAATCGATGCAAAGGCTGTCTTGATCCAGATTTTGAACGTTGTTGCATTTTTCCATCTTCAGGGTGTGGTGCACCGTGATCTAAAACCAGAA TGTAGCTCATTGCTGGATCAGAATTTTTTGTTCATGTCGAAGGACGAGAACTCGCATTTGAAGGCCATCGATTTTGGCTTGTCAGATTTTGTGAAACCTG ATGAAAGGCTCAATGACATTGTTGGTAGTGCATACTATGTGGCGCCGGAAGTTCTACATAGATCTTACAGTACAGAAGCTGATGTATGGAGCATTGGTGTGATTGCATATATTTTGTTGTGTGGCAGCCGTCCATTTTGGGCCCGCACTGAGTCTGGCATCTTTCGGGCTGTTCTAAAAGCTGATCCAAGTTTTGAAGAGGCACCATGGCCTTCTCTATCATCTGAGGCAAAAGACTTTGTTAAGCGCTTGCTAAATAAAGATCCAAGAAAAAGATTGACTGCTGGTCAAGCTTTAA GTCATCCATGGATAAAGAATTCTAATGATGTAAAAGTGCCTCTGGATATACTGATATTCAAGCTCATGAAGGCTTATATGCGTTCTTCAGCTCTTCGGAAGGCTGCCTTAAGG GCTCTATCTAAAACATTGACGGTAGATGAGCTATTTTATTTGAAGGAGCAGTTTTCATTATTGGAGCCAAACAAAAATGGAACTATAAGCTTAGAAAACATTAAAGCG GCCTTGATGAAACATGCAACAGCAGATGCAACGAAAGATTCTCACATTCCTGATTTTTTCGCTTCA CTTAATGCACTTCAACACAGGAGAATGggttttgaagaattttgtgcagcAGCACTAAGTGTCCATCAGCTGGAAGCACTTGATCGATGGGAGCACCATGCTCGTTGTGCATATGAGCTTTTTGAGAAGGACGGAAACAGGGCCATTGTCATCGAGGAACTAGCTTCT GAGCTTAGTCTAAGCCCTTCTGTACCTGTTCACGCTGTTCTACACGATTGGATTAGGCACACTGATGGGAAGCTGAGTTTCCTTGGGTTTGTCAAATTGTTACATGGTGTCTCCAGCCGTAATCTCGCTAAAACTCAATGA
- the LOC119999334 gene encoding LOB domain-containing protein 36-like: protein MSSSNSPCAACKFLRRKCTLECVFAPYFPSDDPHKFVSVHKVFGASNVAKLLNELNVAQRKDAVESLAYEAEARLRDPVYGCVGLISVLQHKLRQVQSDLFNAKKELATYIGPQAMLLPMIQPNHAFMPQQHLGNPSSSNNFMNVMNAPMMGIPTAQTHGAPLVIREPQQQHLHPQQQMYEAQQLAAVVAAREQEMLRVYEAQQQQQRHQHQQQNQELIGFNESGFEGAAGSVTATGFNQMNAATMSPSLALGTFDNRYQIQPQQPEHQHHPLQEQLLFQTQQPPQPQQQQPQQTLQPPQQQRSGSDEGRSTGGLS from the coding sequence ATGTCCTCCTCTAATTCACCGTGTGCCGCGTGCAAGTTTCTGAGGCGAAAGTGTACTCTCGAGTGTGTTTTCGCTCCCTATTTCCCGTCCGATGATCCGCACAAATTCGTGAGTGTTCATAAGGTGTTTGGTGCAAGTAACGTCGCAAAACTGCTTAATGAACTCAATGTGGCGCAGCGGAAGGATGCGGTGGAGTCATTGGCGTACGAAGCTGAAGCGCGTCTTCGAGATCCGGTTTATGGATGTGTGGGATTAATCTCGGTCCTTCAACACAAACTTAGGCAAGTGCAGAGTGATCTCTTCAATGCTAAGAAAGAACTTGCAACCTATATAGGGCCCCAGGCAATGCTTCTTCCTATGATACAACCAAATCATGCTTTTATGCCGCAACAACATTTAGGCAATCCATCTTCGTCGAATAATTTCATGAATGTGATGAATGCGCCCATGATGGGGATTCCTACTGCTCAAACACATGGTGCTCCGTTGGTGATTAGGGAGCCCCAGCAGCAGCACCTACATCCACAACAGCAGATGTATGAAGCTCAACAATTGGCGGCTGTGGTTGCAGCAAGAGAGCAGGAGATGTTAAGGGTTTATGAGGCGCAACAACAGCAGCAACGGCACCAGCATCAGCAACAAAACCAGGAACTTATTGGGTTTAATGAAAGTGGGTTTGAGGGTGCAGCAGGTTCAGTTACCGCCACTGGCTTTAATCAGATGAATGCTGCCACCATGTCTCCTTCTCTGGCTCTAGGGACATTTGATAACCGATATCAGATTCAGCCGCAGCAGCCAGAGCATCAGCATCATCCACTCCAAGAACAACTCTTGTTTCAGACACAGCAGCCTCCTCAGCCACAGCAACAACAACCACAACAAACACTACAACCACCGCAACAACAGAGGTCTGGAAGTGATGAGGGTAGAAGTACTGGCGGACTGTCTTGA
- the LOC119999168 gene encoding transcription factor HHO5-like isoform X1, with translation MDLNLDLSLGYVPRTISDLLREVSATTEISHKLSRLDTYVTGLEDELRKIEAFKRELPLSMILLNDAIVRLKEEAMQWRELNDPPPLTEEIRPLKGKPVEDGGVILEKKDQKNWMSSVQLWSTDINFDQRKLALRSEDDDQLGAGKVTQLCNNGSKGGAFVDFQGIGKAIAPQVPARSLMPPLSSPLVPVKIQSKQQDPQETRRKQRRCWSPELHRRFVDALQQLGGSQVATPKQIRDLMQVDGLTNDEVKSHLQKYRLHVRKLPSSVSGPENGSSMEQSLCKDHSETNGSPQGPLNAGGSGSGGDSMEGEEDERSDGRSWRGVLLKLE, from the exons ATGGACCTGAACTTGGATTTGTCTCTGGGTTATGTTCCCAGAACCATCAGTGATCTTCTCAGGGAAGTTTCAGCTACAACAGAGATTTCGCACAAATTGTCAAGGCTTGATACGTATGTGACAGGATTGGAAGATGAATTGAGAAAGATCGAAGCTTTTAAGCGTGAGCTTCCTCTTAGTATGATCCTCTTAAACGATG CTATTGTGAGATTGAAGGAGGAGGCAATGCAGTGGAGGGAATTGAATGATCCGCCTCCTTTGACGGAGGAGATTCGGCCATTGAAAGGTAAACCAGTTGAAGATGGAGGGGTAATTTTGGAAAAGAAGGATCAGAAGAACTGGATGAGCTCTGTTCAGCTATGGAGCACTGACATCAACTTCGATCAGAGAAAACTTGCACTG AGAAGCGAAGATGACGATCAGTTAGGTGCTGGGAAGGTGACCCAGTTATGTAATAATGGAAGCAAGGGAGGGgcttttgtggattttcaagGGATTGGGAAGGCGATTGCTCCACAAGTTCCTGCTCGTTCTCTCATGCCACCATTGTCTTCTCCACTTGTTCCAGTGAAGATACAAAGTAAACAACAAGACCCCCAAGAGACACGGAGGAAGCAGAGGCGGTGCTGGTCACCGGAACTTCATCGCCGATTTGTCGATGCACTTCAACAACTTGGAGGTTCTCAAG TAGCCACTCCTAAACAGATAAGGGACCTTATGCAAGTGGATGGATTAACCAATGATGAAGTTAAAAGCCATCTACAA AAATATCGACTTCATGTTCGGAAACTTCCATCTTCTGTATCTGGTCCTGAAAATGGCTCATCAATGGAACAAAGCCTATGCAAAGACCACTCAGAAACAAATGGCTCTCCACAGGGTCCCCTCAATGCAGGTGGCTCTGGCTCTGGAGGAGACAGTATGGAAGGGGAGGAGGACGAGAGATCGGATGGACGAAGTTGGCGAGGTGTGTTACTCAAATTGGAATAA
- the LOC120001385 gene encoding CDPK-related kinase 5-like isoform X2, whose product MGICTSKPSSPSSPNLSPPNPISAKSDDNVNNTVPVKDSRKPQSSNVNVSGGNSGDADDEDSKDLSKDLENVKKSPFFPFYSPSPAHYFFSKKSSPARSPATGNASANSTPKRFFKRPFPPPSPAKHIRAVLARRHGTVKPNEVAIPEGSAVEGTGLDKNFGFPKNFGSKYELGEEVGRGHFGYTCKASFKKGELKGQEVAVKIIPKAKMTTAIAIEDVRREVKILRALTGHNNLVQFYDAYEDHDNVYIIMELCEGGELLDRILSRGGKYTEIDAKAVLIQILNVVAFFHLQGVVHRDLKPENFLFMSKDENSHLKAIDFGLSDFVKPDERLNDIVGSAYYVAPEVLHRSYSTEADVWSIGVIAYILLCGSRPFWARTESGIFRAVLKADPSFEEAPWPSLSSEAKDFVKRLLNKDPRKRLTAGQALSHPWIKNSNDVKVPLDILIFKLMKAYMRSSALRKAALRALSKTLTVDELFYLKEQFSLLEPNKNGTISLENIKAALMKHATADATKDSHIPDFFASLNALQHRRMGFEEFCAAALSVHQLEALDRWEHHARCAYELFEKDGNRAIVIEELASELSLSPSVPVHAVLHDWIRHTDGKLSFLGFVKLLHGVSSRNLAKTQ is encoded by the exons ATGGGTATCTGCACCTCCAAACCCTCCTCCCCAAGCTCACCCAATCTTTCCCCTCCTAACCCTATATCAGCCAAGAGTGACGACAATGTGAATAATACAGTCCCGGTTAAGGATAGCCGTAAACCGCAATCGAGTAATGTTAACGTTAGTGGCGGGAACTCCGGCGACGCAGATGATGAGGACAGCAAAGATCTTAGTAAAGATTTGGAGAATGTAAAGAAATCTCCCTTTTTTCCATTCTACAGCCCCAGTCCAGCGCACTACTTCTTCTCGAAGAAATCGTCGCCGGCGAGATCTCCGGCCACGGGGAATGCGAGCGCCAACTCGACGCCTAAGAGATTCTTTAAGAGGCCATTCCCGCCGCCTTCTCCGGCGAAGCACATAAGGGCTGTGCTAGCGCGAAGACATGGAACGGTCAAGCCGAATGAGGTGGCAATACCGGAGGGAAGTGCGGTGGAGGGTACGGGGCTTGACAAGAACTTTGGGTTCCCGAAGAACTTTGGGAGTAAGTATGAGCTCGGTGAGGAGGTTGGAAGAGGGCATTTTGGGTATACGTGCAAAGCGAGTTTTAAGAAGGGAGAGCTCAAGGGGCAAGAGGTAGCGGTGAAGATTATTCCAAAAGCTAAG ATGACCACTGCTATTGCCATAGAGGATGTGAGAAGAGAAGTCAAGATATTAAGAGCTTTGACTGGACATAATAATCTTGTACAATTCTACGATGCATATGAAGATCATGATAATGTCTATATAATAATGGA GTTGTGTGAAGGAGGAGAACTCTTGGACAGAATACTGTCTag GGGTGGAAAATACACAGAAATCGATGCAAAGGCTGTCTTGATCCAGATTTTGAACGTTGTTGCATTTTTCCATCTTCAGGGTGTGGTGCACCGTGATCTAAAACCAGAA AATTTTTTGTTCATGTCGAAGGACGAGAACTCGCATTTGAAGGCCATCGATTTTGGCTTGTCAGATTTTGTGAAACCTG ATGAAAGGCTCAATGACATTGTTGGTAGTGCATACTATGTGGCGCCGGAAGTTCTACATAGATCTTACAGTACAGAAGCTGATGTATGGAGCATTGGTGTGATTGCATATATTTTGTTGTGTGGCAGCCGTCCATTTTGGGCCCGCACTGAGTCTGGCATCTTTCGGGCTGTTCTAAAAGCTGATCCAAGTTTTGAAGAGGCACCATGGCCTTCTCTATCATCTGAGGCAAAAGACTTTGTTAAGCGCTTGCTAAATAAAGATCCAAGAAAAAGATTGACTGCTGGTCAAGCTTTAA GTCATCCATGGATAAAGAATTCTAATGATGTAAAAGTGCCTCTGGATATACTGATATTCAAGCTCATGAAGGCTTATATGCGTTCTTCAGCTCTTCGGAAGGCTGCCTTAAGG GCTCTATCTAAAACATTGACGGTAGATGAGCTATTTTATTTGAAGGAGCAGTTTTCATTATTGGAGCCAAACAAAAATGGAACTATAAGCTTAGAAAACATTAAAGCG GCCTTGATGAAACATGCAACAGCAGATGCAACGAAAGATTCTCACATTCCTGATTTTTTCGCTTCA CTTAATGCACTTCAACACAGGAGAATGggttttgaagaattttgtgcagcAGCACTAAGTGTCCATCAGCTGGAAGCACTTGATCGATGGGAGCACCATGCTCGTTGTGCATATGAGCTTTTTGAGAAGGACGGAAACAGGGCCATTGTCATCGAGGAACTAGCTTCT GAGCTTAGTCTAAGCCCTTCTGTACCTGTTCACGCTGTTCTACACGATTGGATTAGGCACACTGATGGGAAGCTGAGTTTCCTTGGGTTTGTCAAATTGTTACATGGTGTCTCCAGCCGTAATCTCGCTAAAACTCAATGA
- the LOC119996574 gene encoding 50S ribosomal protein L25-like has product MKQYQPPNLIGRLSTSSTRSDHSLDLFPPRRCLLRPYNSTCNKTSARNDNVWIGRRLLHWIWRDGPFRKSGPLSHAHGNFTIDERCTAVSAVKFLCKSVDEYERRRKKRAFGNGCDLLFPRWCTGPGFLLRHPILKLQSYHTVQAIPRECTGNRVSARDRAQGRIPAVVFAQILLDKNPSSRSLSRKQLLTSERKQIQCILKSVDLPFFCSTTFPLQIRAGSGSSVLLEPGNVLPVKIHRDAETGKILNLVFVWADEGTELKVDVPVVFRGQEDCPGLKKGGALNMIRTSLRFLCPAEYIPQKIEVDVSNLDVGDRIFMRDIEIHTSLKLLSKNENMPVCKIVPTTLKNAEPAIEEELKHDAGNTLANFVCDSNLVATLLRDC; this is encoded by the exons ATGAAGCAATACCAACCTCCAAATCTCATCGGAAGATTATCTACGAGTAGTACTCGTTCAGATCACAGTCTCGATCTCTTTCCTCCTCGCCGGTGTCTTCTACGTCCATACAACAGCACCTGCAACAAAACGTCTGCGAGAAACGACAACGTCTGGATTGGAAGAAGATTATTGCATTGGATATGGCGTGACGGACCTTTTAGAAAGAGCG GGCCATTAAGCCATGCACATGGAAATTTTACAATTGACGAGAGG TGTACAGCAGTTTCAGCTGTTAAGTTCCTCTGCAAGAGTGTGGACGAGTACGAGAgacgaaggaagaagagagctTTTGGGAATGGATGTGACCTGTTATTCCCG CGGTGGTGCACGGGGCCAGGTTTCCTCCTCCGGCATCCCAttctcaaacttcaaagttaCCACACCGTCCAAGCAATACCAAGAGAGTGCACGGGCAACCGGGTCTCGGCCCGGGATCGGGCTCAGGGGAGAATTCCCGCCGTCGTTTTTGCTCAAATCCTCCTCGACAAAAACCCTAGCTCCCGCTCCCTCTCCAGGAAGCAGCTATTAACGTCGGAGAGAAAGCAGATTCAGTGTATTCTCAAGTCTGTCGATCTCCCTTTCTTCTGCTCGACCACATTCCCGCTCCAGATACGCGCTGGGTCTGGGTCATCCGTTCTCCTTGAACCCGGAAATGTCCTCCCTgtcaag ATTCATAGGGATGCAGAGACAGGGAAGATACTGAATTTGGTGTTTGTTTGGGCGGATGAGGGAACAGAGTTGAAGGTTGATGTCCCTGTTGTATTCAGAGGACAAGAGGATTGTCCTGGTCTAAAGAAAG GGGGTGCTCTGAACATGATAAGAACTAGTCTAAGATTCCTTTGCCCAGCGGAGTATATTCCTCAAAAAATTGAAGTGGATGTCAGTAACTTAGACGTTGGAGACAGAATATTCATGCGTGATATTGAGATTCATACATCTTTGAAGCTTCTGAGTAAAAATGAGAACATGCCTGTTTGTAAGATTGTGCCAACAACTTTAAAAAATGCCGAACCTGCAATTGAAGAGGAACTAAAGCATGATGCTGGTAACACTCTGGCAAATTTCGTGTGCGACTCAAATCTTGTAGCGACCTTATTAAGGGACTGCTAA
- the LOC119999168 gene encoding transcription factor HHO5-like isoform X2 produces the protein MDLNLDLSLGYVPRTISDLLREVSATTEISHKLSRLDTYVTGLEDELRKIEAFKRELPLSMILLNDAIVRLKEEAMQWRELNDPPPLTEEIRPLKGKPVEDGGVILEKKDQKNWMSSVQLWSTDINFDQRKLALRSEDDDQLGAGKVTQLCNNGSKGGAFVDFQGIGKAIAPQVPARSLMPPLSSPLVPVKIQSKQQDPQETRRKQRRCWSPELHRRFVDALQQLGGSQATPKQIRDLMQVDGLTNDEVKSHLQKYRLHVRKLPSSVSGPENGSSMEQSLCKDHSETNGSPQGPLNAGGSGSGGDSMEGEEDERSDGRSWRGVLLKLE, from the exons ATGGACCTGAACTTGGATTTGTCTCTGGGTTATGTTCCCAGAACCATCAGTGATCTTCTCAGGGAAGTTTCAGCTACAACAGAGATTTCGCACAAATTGTCAAGGCTTGATACGTATGTGACAGGATTGGAAGATGAATTGAGAAAGATCGAAGCTTTTAAGCGTGAGCTTCCTCTTAGTATGATCCTCTTAAACGATG CTATTGTGAGATTGAAGGAGGAGGCAATGCAGTGGAGGGAATTGAATGATCCGCCTCCTTTGACGGAGGAGATTCGGCCATTGAAAGGTAAACCAGTTGAAGATGGAGGGGTAATTTTGGAAAAGAAGGATCAGAAGAACTGGATGAGCTCTGTTCAGCTATGGAGCACTGACATCAACTTCGATCAGAGAAAACTTGCACTG AGAAGCGAAGATGACGATCAGTTAGGTGCTGGGAAGGTGACCCAGTTATGTAATAATGGAAGCAAGGGAGGGgcttttgtggattttcaagGGATTGGGAAGGCGATTGCTCCACAAGTTCCTGCTCGTTCTCTCATGCCACCATTGTCTTCTCCACTTGTTCCAGTGAAGATACAAAGTAAACAACAAGACCCCCAAGAGACACGGAGGAAGCAGAGGCGGTGCTGGTCACCGGAACTTCATCGCCGATTTGTCGATGCACTTCAACAACTTGGAGGTTCTCAAG CCACTCCTAAACAGATAAGGGACCTTATGCAAGTGGATGGATTAACCAATGATGAAGTTAAAAGCCATCTACAA AAATATCGACTTCATGTTCGGAAACTTCCATCTTCTGTATCTGGTCCTGAAAATGGCTCATCAATGGAACAAAGCCTATGCAAAGACCACTCAGAAACAAATGGCTCTCCACAGGGTCCCCTCAATGCAGGTGGCTCTGGCTCTGGAGGAGACAGTATGGAAGGGGAGGAGGACGAGAGATCGGATGGACGAAGTTGGCGAGGTGTGTTACTCAAATTGGAATAA
- the LOC120003692 gene encoding phosphoglycerate mutase-like protein 4, with amino-acid sequence MSSLRSWCIKEQLRLPCCSSSWSLPSNFLHVCSKFCIKKVRHRGAQISNSTRRPTQQLKMTDSSSSIADFDSSYYVDPMCAEIIVVRHGETEWNADGRIQGHLDVELNEVGKQQAASVADRLSKEPKISAVYSSDLKRALVTAEIIAASCGGLEVIKDPELRERHLGDLQGLVYREAAKLSPKAYQAFTSHKTDQDIPGGGESLDQLYQRCTSSLQRIARKHKGERVVVATHGGVIRALYKRACPNGRPLGRVLNTSVNIFHLFNGDKWTIKTWGDVSHLKQTGYLESGFGGSATSG; translated from the exons ATGAGCTCATTGCGCAGCTGGTGCATAAAAGAGCAGTTGCGCCTTCCTTGTTGCTCTTCTTCCTGGTCCCTTCCCAGTAACTTCTTGCATGTATGCTCCAAATTTTGTATTAAGAAGGTAAGACATAGAGGAGCTCAGATCTCAAACTCCACTCGTCGCCCAACTCAGCAACTCAAAATGACTGACTCGTCTTCCTCCATCGCTGATTTCGATTCCAG CTACTACGTCGATCCAATGTGTGCTGAGATTATTGTGGTACGTCACGGGGAAACCGAGTGGAATGCTGATGGAAGAATTCAG GGGCATCTGGATGTTGAATTGAATGAAGTTGGGAAGCAGCAAGCAGCCTCG GTGGCTGATCGGTTATCCAAGGAGCCTAAGATATCTGCTGTATATTCTTCTGACTTGAAGCGAGCTCTTGTGACTGCAGAGATAATCGCAGCCAGTTGTGGTGGGCTAGAG GTTATCAAAGATCCGGAACTGCGGGAAAGACATTTAGGGGATCTTCAAGGCCTTGTGTATCGTGAAGCAGCAAAACTTAGCCCAAAAGCTTACCAGGCCTTTACATCTCACAAGACAGATCAAGATATCCCA GGTGGTGGAGAAAGTCTCGATCAACTTTATCAAAGATGTACATCGTCATTGCAGAGAATTGCTAGGAAGCACAAAG GAGAGCGAGTTGTCGTGGCCACTCATGGAGGTGTAATCAGAGCACTCTACAAGCGGGCTTGCCCGAATGGAAGACCTCTAGGGAGGGTACTGAATACATCTGTCAACATATTTCACCTGTTTAATGGGGACAAATGGACCATAAAAACGTGGGGTGATGTTAGTCATCTCAAACAAACAGGATATCTGGAATCAGGTTTTGGTGGGAGTGCGACTTCTGGTTAG